From Malaya genurostris strain Urasoe2022 chromosome 2, Malgen_1.1, whole genome shotgun sequence:
ATGACagttataaatttgtttttactcACATCGCGACCCCATAGAACTCATGACCGGCTGTTGAAATAACCACATCTCCATCCAATAAAGTTCGATAATATTCATCTTTACTGAGATAACCGAAATTTATAAGTTTTTCCTTCAACAGCTCACCAATGTTTTCAAAGCATTCCGGTATCGATTGCGTTCTTTCGCCAAGAATTGAAACGCGAAAGTCTACCTGCCGCTTGTTCAATTCAAGTAACGTATTTGTCAGGAATTGTGGATTCTTATCGTGCTCCCAACGATGGGGCCATATTAAATGTAACGGTTTCCTGGAAGAGAAAAGCCAAACTTATCTAGGAGTACGCATTGATATGTTATAAAAAGTTTACTCATTTTTAGTGAACACACGCTTTGGAATCATATGAAAGGCTATTGGAAAATAGAGCACTTCACAACGTGGTTCTAATTTTTCTTTCAGATTTTTCAGCTTCAAATCGGGAGCAATGTTCAGGAAACTTTTTATATTATCCAAAAAGGAAGTCATATTGTACTGTGAGTTGAACACAATTTGGTCCGCGCTGAGACAGGTCATTATTTGATTCAGGCCATACTGACAATCCCTCTCCTTGATTTCACgtaccgggtaattcagctgaTTCTCATGGAAGTAGACAATTTTTCGACAGACTGACAGATCGGGCCGAAGGCCGATCAGCTCGGCTAGATTTAGCACTGAACTGGTGAACAGAGTTTTGTACTGATGATCCCTCGGAATAATTTCAGAGAAATATAAAGCACCTATCCGCGACCGCCAGTGCCATTTCTTCGCTGTTAATGTAAACAAATCATACTCAACTGGATGAAGCTCTAAAAAATACGGAATACCTAATTTATCATTACtgtataaaattttgtttcaatacttACGCTGAAGCACAATATCCAGCAATTGTTTGTGAGAGCCTCCATAGAACGGTTCGATTATGAGAATTTTAGCCATAAATTTTGGCTTAAATTATGAATTACGATACTGATGTTTCTCAAAACCTGcaaattataaaatttcttCTTGAAATCACTCCCGAATATGAAAAAGGTAGTTCATCTGCTCCTCATCCATTCGAGATGAGCTTATCAGAAAACTTTGACAGTTGTAAGCAAAACATCCACAGGGTGACTATTCATTCATCACACCTCAACAAAGTGGCCAGATTTACGAATATATTCGTGATTAGAGTGACCCTCATACGAGAACAAATCACGCTTTTTTGGAACGGctaataagccacctgtcaacattcgctttgaagagtaatttcgaatgattcgacactcgctgagagtaagtcataagagTAAAcagcagagaaaagttttctctttcgtcttgcGTTAAATTTAATACCTTATCTTTCATAgttcgcttgcaatttctttcgaaagtggaagttgacaggtggcttattagCCGTTCTCAAAAAACGCGTGGAGATATCATTATTACTGCCATTACAGGTTCATTAAAAAAGCAATACTTGATAATAATGACATTACTGGTCCTCGTGTCAGGTCTCCTTTACACGAGACCACGATGGATAGATGGAGAGATTGTTCTATATGTACGTGAATTTGAATCTGTGTGACGCCGGatcaaaataaacgatataataataaatgAATCTGATTTGCAAAATAGATTAAAAAATTCCCTATGTTTATTACTTGAGTGTAGGGGAAACTTTAACGGATtgacaaaaatcaaaaaatcaaaactgttcATAAATCCGACAATATTTTCTCTCCTGAGAGAAAACTGTTTAACATGTGCAATGAAGTCTTCTCTGAATGTTTGAATgcatgcaatatttgaagctttaaacaatagtttttttttcgaaaaatgcggacacaAGTTACCAAGTCGATTGGATTGACGGCATTGAGAACACAGAGAAAAAATGACCTATAATTTGAATACCcttcacttgatttttttttattttcttttattattaGGATTAATATTAGGCTTATTTTTCGAGTTTAGTATATTTTGCAACTCACGAACTATGAAGAAACGAAACAGACGAAAGATATATTTACTAAACTGTTGAGTAatattgattcaatttttgaCTGTCTTGAAGGGCCCGGAAAATTCAGACAggagacaggacactcaaattagattcttcaatcattttaacggtcattttgaatattcctttatttgggacagtactcacatgtgtcatgatggcgccacgttaccctatcaaaaacatcttgtctgtcatctagactgtgtttatttttttcatttaccaacagagttgacattcatacagaataacctgtaatgttttgatttctatacgtccatgcgaatttcatgcaggatacagatttaatacatattttgttaaaactatatacataattttgcctacttctcatcctccaacgcaatacaaaattgaacccgctttgttacaatatttacttgcttctggtctgccgccacttaatttcgggtgaaaactacaaacacaatcaaaaatagtctagatgaacaacgttgagtcaaataaatggttaactTCCAAcaacgcgaaaaagttaaatatattatcaacataatccaataatttattgacgatttattttcaaatattttgatgaaatcaggcatccctgcaagcagctgatcggtgttgacaaacgaggggaaaccaactagtaaaaaaaaactttttcataacACAAGggatgtacagatagtaaatagttcgcgaagtacaatataggtggaactagtgcatcacgaaaaattatttttataagaaattactcatactgtcatgtctgttagtctgtgtccgAACTACGTTCTAATTTAACCGTCAGTCTGTCAGATATTTTTATACCTTCGGTCTGACTGATGAGCCTGGCCAGACACCTATTcatttacgtgtatttttcaCGTATTTCGGCGTAAATTAGAAGTGTATTCATGTATgtattataaatatttatttatttatgtattataaatatatacaattgatggtaaaaaactaaaaacggTCTG
This genomic window contains:
- the LOC131427702 gene encoding glycosyltransferase-like domain-containing protein 1-like — protein: MAKILIIEPFYGGSHKQLLDIVLQQLHPVEYDLFTLTAKKWHWRSRIGALYFSEIIPRDHQYKTLFTSSVLNLAELIGLRPDLSVCRKIVYFHENQLNYPVREIKERDCQYGLNQIMTCLSADQIVFNSQYNMTSFLDNIKSFLNIAPDLKLKNLKEKLEPRCEVLYFPIAFHMIPKRVFTKNEKPLHLIWPHRWEHDKNPQFLTNTLLELNKRQVDFRVSILGERTQSIPECFENIGELLKEKLINFGYLSKDEYYRTLLDGDVVISTAGHEFYGVAMLEAAYCGCLPVAPNKLVYPEIYPDNSLYNTSNQLIKMLYNWCKNRALFERDRAIFYESFDFDNYSSISIVPKFISMVKAHISASNGI